tttgcttgttttatgcacaaaatcacttaaattttatatttttggtctaaaaactacacttattttcttgggtcgttttactcatcaagaaaatacatcttaatttaagaatttttgatatttttactgaaaacaagacaaaaatagtaagaatttttttcttgaaaatcatttttttgcagtgcatgaaGATAtcttgtacatttcctaccataaatttATCAAGAATTTGTTTATTAATAGAAATATGTGTTGCACTGCAAAacgaatatttttgtcttgttttcagtaaaaatatctaaaacgacccaataaaataagtctagtttttagtccaaaaatatcaaatttaagtgattttgtgcataaagcaagctaatttttcttgaaaaaagtaaaaaatgttcAGCTTTTATGGCTTaccccatttgcagatttttttgcttgttttatgcacaaaatgaccctaaatttgatgttttttgtctaaaactagacttattttcttgggcgttttgctcatcaagaaaaagcatcttaatttaagaatttgtagatatttttactaaaaacaagacaaaaatactaatacaaatttttcttgaaaataattttttgcagtgtaggcaacagtttacttcctgggcctgttgatgTGGACAcgactgacattatcataattcatcccgcttcagactcacagcctgcaagttaactcctgttagcattgcattgtgagcgaatctttcaaacatggtaaggagcgttacATTTtcggtattcagaccaatcacaacgtacagattagctggccaatccgGCACACAGCGCTTTTTAGATTggtgagctttgtacaaaatcaatgcatttgAGGGAGgcagggatatctggagctacaaaaatgtacggtgtgtggaaaataatgcgtttcttttaaccataaatcacacaaacacattgtaataCACAAACTaacgttttttagcaatgaaatggtGCCCTTTAAGTGATACCAATGACAAAATTTAAAGCAGATAATCAATACTCACTTAAGACAGAGGTGGCAGGTTTTCTTAGGCGCAATAATTGGGGTAAACTGTACCGAGGGTAAACTGAAACTAGTCAGGCAAACGGTAGAGCAAAACAGCTGGTTAGAGCCTTTTCGCTGGAATGCAGTTTGACCCTTCTGCAAGACTTTAGAGCAGCCAGAGCAGCAGATCCGGACAGTGGGTGGGGGGGCGTGGATCTGCGGTGGGGGCTGGAGGCGAGGTTGCGACATCATTGGCTGCTGCATCCGAGGTTGGGTATGCATTTGAGGTTGCATCTGGGCGTTGGGTTGCAGCCGCAGTTGAAGCTGAGCTTGGGGCGGCAGAACTAACGCCCCCCTGAGTGAAGTAGCCTGGGTCATCACTGGAAATGAAGATGGCTGGGCGGGTGCCACAGAGGCTACGgtgaaaaaaaactatttgttaGAAAGAACTGGAATCTGAAGGTCCTGCATGGCATGTTTtgtgcattaaaatatatttttgtgcattaaaatggcaaaattcaTGCAAATATATCTGTTTATTAACATGTAGCTAAATTGTTGTTTTTACAACAATATACAAGTATTTACTGTTTAAAGGTGGgatgcatgatctctgaaagccagtgttgacatttaaaatcaactTCAACAAACACActcctaccccaatagaatctggaccttcttttgatagacacgccccacacatacgcaacccaggcaacgatgtaggttagtagacacgccccttactgctgattggctgaagtgtgttttggtagtcagcccgactcccttttccaaagtgtttatcaaaaatcatgcaccccacctgtAAGTTATTTTACTAAACATTTGTAGCCTACCTTGTCTCATTTGATAGTTGTTTGATTGAACAAAAGTCACTCACCCTCACAAAAATAATGTTAACTGATAATCCCCTTAATGTCAGATACTAAAAGTCAGAAAGAGAATCATCTGCAAAAATGCAAATGTTCTCACCAGAAACCGCACCACTGTTGTTACCTCTAACGGAGAACACAGAGCTTATCCTCAGCTCATCTGAAGGAGAGGCGGCCTGAAATAAGACATACATTTCTTATTACAAGACACAACTTCTCAATACGAACTGAAGTGAAGACTAAACAAATCTCACCTCGTTTTCTTCGTTTTCACTCTCAATCTCCTGTTTAACATTGCCGGTGTCAGTCTGGGGTAATAACGCTTTATCATAATCCTCATCTATAGGTTCGTCCTTAATTTGTATTACAGGTGAGAAATGGGTTTCTTTATCTGTGCGTTGCCCAGCAGGTGGAGTCTTCTGTAACGGTAAATGACAGACAGTCTCATACTTGATCTGGCAACCGCGTTCAAACTGCATCATACATTATCTTTATtgttaaagggatggttcacccaaaaatgaaaattctaattttctcatcctcatgttgttctaaactttgatgaacacaaaagaagatatttcgATAAaggatggtaagcacacagctgattgtaaccactgacttccatactaggaaaacaaatattatggaagtgctcgtaagacctccgttcatcttcggaacacagtttaagatgttttatatttagtcagagagcttgttgacccttcattgaaaatctacgtatagtttactgtccatgtccagaaaggtaataaaaacatcatcaaaatagtccatgtgacatcagtgggtcagttagaatgtgttgaagcataaaaaatacattttggtccaaaaattccgactttattcagcattgtcttctcttccatgtctgttgtgaagcacaCGACAAAGTGAATactaaagtcatgtgactgcagtgatgcggctgacgtgttatctggtgcaccccagctgtttttttttttgtgcgcccgagcttcctTTACAGTTTGAGGGAGATgcatgctgtaagtttgaaaaaaaactttgcaaacatgtctgaggataacacgtcatctaCGTCACTGCAGTCGCGTGACTTTGCGCTTCACAAccgaagagaagacaatgctgaataaagtcgaaatttttgttatttttggaccaaaatgtattttggatgcttcaacacattttaactgacCAACTGATGtgacatggactactttgatgatgtttttgttacctttctggacatggacggTACACCgtgcatagattttcaatgaagggtcaacaagctctcggaccaaatacaaaacatcccaaactgtgttccgaagatgaacggaggtcccACAAGTCTGAAACGACatgaatgacattattttcatttttgggtgaactatccctttaaacataaGACTAAAGAAGACATGTGATTTAATGGGGCATTTACACAGACAACAATATGCAACAGCAAAGCAGTCAGAAGTTTTCCAAACTTCGTTTTACCCAAACTTACACTGGTGTCTGCCGGAGATGTCCTAATTTCAGCTTGTGATGGTGTTTCCTGGATATCTGAAGCAGTCAGAAAAACAACAGTAAGACATACACTTTCATATAGTGCTTACCCGTGTTAAACAACAATAAAGATTTACAAACAATTTATTTCGGATGCCTAAGGTCATTTGTACCTATAACAGTGTCAGGTGAAGGAATTTCAAAATTTTCCTCAGAAGCTTTTGTTCGCTCTTCATCCATTTTTGAAGATCCACTGTTAGAGTTACTTTGTTCATCTACAGTTAGAGAAAAACGCATTTTAAGCATAAAAACAGTTCAAAGTTACAGTATAGTTTAAGTCTAACTCATTTGATGACTGTACAAGATAAAATAATATAGTACAatatagtaaataaaataattggtTGCTTAGTAAATGATTCCAGAAAATTAAACTTGCCTGCATCTGCACCAGTAGTTGGTACTCCATCTTGACTTTCATTTTTATCACCAACACCACCTTCATCATCGCTGTTTCTTTCTAACTGAGAGTAAACCTGCTGCTTAAAGCTACTGTCCATTTCCCACTCATCTTCATCTGCCCCAAAGACAGGAAGTCCATCAAGCTCGTCATCCATGTTAGGATCCTCAGATGGAGCTTGACCCTTCGATGTTTTAACCTCCGGTTCTAAAAGACATAATACAAGATGAAATATACCGGCGTgagagatttaactttaaactatCAAGGTAAAAGTGTGAGGTACCTGATGACTCCATCTACTCCAAATATACTAACAGCAGGTTGACTCGCtaaattataaaacaaaaacataaatgtaagtTTTCCGTTGTATTAAAAGCCACTGTTAGAAATAACTTCACAGCACCacaatgttttttatgatattgcaacaaacaaaaatgaaaaccaTATTTTAAATCTGACCAAAAGattattctttatttaaaaacatatcatacaaaatataacattttaaatggcaTGAATATACTGCACAGCAAGAATAGCCCGTTTATGTTTGACAGATACTGATGGCTATGCTTGAAAGGAAACGCTAACcaaaataatactatatattTCTATTTTACAGTGGCCTTTCTACGCTTCATGTTACATTATAAACAGTTCAGCATTTAATTATCACGTTAAAACCATACATACGCCAGCAATTCCTAGTGTTTTGGAGGCAAATTTCATTCTTCTGCGACAGGGATAATGGAAAGGTGACGTATTTCCCGTTCCCTGGCTGTGTATGCGACCCAACAGACCATAACTACTGATActctatacatttctttgtataaatgtattttattcttAGTTTCAGCACTgttacacaaatatattataacACATACGTCTTTACTACTATatgataaaacatataaaaagtaATGGGATCACACTGTATGTGCATTGAGAGATGCACTCTCACTCTGCAGATTCCCTGCACGCTTGCGGGCATCTGCGTTTAGGAATGCCTCATGAATGATTGACACTGCTACGTTGATAACACGCCGGATTTTTTTCTATTAGCCAAATCGCTGCACACGTTTATTAAAAACTACATTTTGACATACATTTTGACTATAAATCTATTGATCATCGACATTCCGCTCAAAGACCTGCATTACACACGCGCATGCTAGCAGGCTAGATATGAGAAAGGCTATTCTAACCTAAAAGAAGTGTGCTCTTAAATATACTTACGTAGAAATAATGGTCGATTGTCAAATGGGGACTTGCATGCGTATTcttaatctgttatgtcttttAAATCTTGACTTTTGTGCTGTACGTACGTACAAAGCCTTTCACTGAAGCAACAGCGGGAATCAACCTCCTACTGGTTTCCCAACACTCCACAATTAGTTTTCTGCCCCCATGCGTCAGGGAGGACACAATGCAGCGacacaataaaaaacattattaaataaaaacatctgtcGTTaagtattaattaaataattaaaagaatcatgttatttttctttttatgaaTAATGTTTGCTTTGGTACAGACAtggattaatataaaaaaaaaaacaatttcggTACTTTCCGGTTGCTCTTTGCTGCCAATTTTGAGATATTAGCAGGTTTTGGATTTTTGTAGTCTGTAAATatgaacacatatttaaatCGTTTAAATATTACTAATATCGAGCGTTAATAAGATAAATAATATTCTAAGTAACCTAATGTATTCGACAAAATGTAATCTGAATAGATTAGCAAACGCGTTTAAACCATACGTAAGTTAATTCCAGAAAGGGATCATATGTAGcatttatacatatctatggcatTTACGTATTCTTTTTACTTAGTTAACGTAATTTGCTTCGCTACaatcaaacttttattttgaaagcaaAATCTCTTGTTATAGTACTTCCGGTTGCCCAGCGCTACATATTTGGAGACTTGAGCAGGTTGTGGCAGTTTAATCTAAAGTCTTTCAATATTGACACATTTATAAATCGTGTTGTCTCGCAAAGGGATGTTTCGCAGAAAGCTTGCAGCTTTAGAGTACCACAACCCGACGGGATTTGATTGTAAAGGTAGGAGTCATATTGACAGCCTAAAGACGTCAAGATTTCAATGACGTGTGCCACCTCATGTTCATGTTCATGATCATGTTATCTGCATTATTATACAAAAACCTTTAAATAAACTAAACCTGTCAGTTCTGATCAAAATAAAGCGTTTAAAGTCACTAGTCCGTCATTTTCCTGTTTAAACAAATATGGCTTATTCGGTGTCAAGTTAACAAGAGGTCCGTGacaaaatgttgattttaatCATTCTTTTCTCAAAAACATGTGTTTATGGTGAGGAAAGCTAAATGTCACAGATGAACATTTATTGAGTAACTTTAATAAGTAACTTTATTGAGTAGAGGGGTGTCAAAATTTCAATTTCACCGAAAATCTAAAGAGGAAATGAGGTGAAGATGATAgtatcattattttattaatacataCTCATTGCTAGATCTATAAGTAGAATAATTTCACAATTTCACGTGACAGTTCATACATGCAAACTAGTAAAAAACCAATTGTCGGCCACTTTACAGACAGCGGATAATTTATTGTACTGGGAAACCTGGGTTGATTTGACATGGATAACCCAAATTTGTTCAGATGGCCAGAATGATACTTGTGCCctatgtaattattataatgaGAGTTTTCTAATGTTTATGCAACTTACCCTACGCAGATGAAACAGAATTCAGAaatttcatagtttggctggaaGATCAAAAAATCCGGCACTACAAAATCGAGGACAGAGGAAACCTCAGAAACATCCCCAGCTCAGACTGGCCTAAATACTTGGAAGATGTGAGTTGGAagcctattttatttatttatcctaAAATCAgtgacaaaatatatattttttttatattattaagcataaaaaatatattatattttatttatgtgtaaTGTTTATTTCATGCTTTCTAGTATCTTCAAGATCTGAAGTGTCCATTCAGCAGTAAAGAAAGACCGGAGATCGTTGACTGGCTTCTGGGTCTTGCTGTTCGTTTTGAGTATGGAGATAATGGTATGATTCATTTATTGGGGATAATAATGAATATTTGACCATTCCCAGTAAAAATGcatattgataaaatgtatagcttgaatgcccTGTAAGCTGCTTTGGATAAACGAGTCTCTAAAATGCAGAAACGTAAATGTATAGTGTAATGACCAATGAGTAGGATCTTTATTCTAGTGGGATCAATAAAGGTCTTTATcctaaaccccattcacacagcactttggtccaaGAAAATGTTCCTAAAATTGgcagagaggcttctgtgtgaacacaaacacaacatgtaaatgttctgggatcgctcccgtaaagaagacctagtaacattgccgtaacattcACATAACACATCCGGTGTAAACAAGAGGCAGAAGTTATtattcagctctttgacacagggatttaaacacagatcaacattcacaacaAACTGGACACTATTCgtgctgaagctgagatcattcagcagcatgaAAGAACAGCACATCACGCGCTTCTTAtgatcttgtcataaacaaaaatgcacaagGGTGGTTTTTTCGAGAGAAATCAtggataattagcaaacttcagacgctgtggAATAAAACTACCAAATGGAGGACTTGCGTGCAATACCAGTCCCTTCAGAAAAACACGATTATgggatcgcatgattcaatgcataatcaggcAAAGTCCGTTATGCGGAGGTcgaattttttaaatacgctGCACCTTCGccacataaattgcagatttcggcttgcaaaatatgcggggcttgcatgatttcataatcctcGCATTTTCATaccaaaaagtcatatatatcttagcagaaagttgaaaatcttacatttacttcacacatgcgcagctatgtcccctgttgtcatgggaatgttaggaagtgaagTAATTATGCAATGTGAACATCAATGAatagctgcaaacagtttttgcaagttcccacaatgttggcaagttcccgcaatttcattgccgcgtattccatcgcattttttaggaaaacatggcgcaagatcaaggatttttgcccccgcaacaatcacaaaaatctcagcgtttttctggaaggactgcaATACGTCACGTGTCTTTATGGGAtctttactgtatgtgtgttaaTGCACGCATAAATCCTGGAAAAACACGGGCAGTGTGAAATGAACCAAAAACAAATGAACCAGACAAATCCCGAACATGTTTTACGTGTAAAttccgtaatctctgtgtgaaaagggctttaatGTAATAACCAAGGAGTAGGATCTTTATCCTAATGTGATCAATAAATTACCCATCTATGGTTTTTCTGGAAGCGTTCTAAAAATTGTTCAAACCCagaccactagatggcagtatTTGCTAAGTTTGCAATTTACAGTATAGATAGCTACTCTACACAGCATTGATtgcatattttgatattttgaaatCTGGTTAGaataaaggggacatatcatgaaaatctgacttttccatggtgaagtgctataattgggtccccagtgcttctaataacctagaaaatgtgaaaaagatcaacccagtaacttagttttggtaaaccattctctgcaagcatgtgaagaaaataggttattgaaatttggctccccttgtgatgtcagaaggggataataccaccccttaaccTGAATAATCCTACCATTGCACAGCCATTTAgttcagagatcagctcatttgcatttaaaataacacacccaaaatggcacattttgctcacacctacaaagctataataaattatctataactttaaatatgtactctggggacaacaaaaatgtattttacatcttgtgaaatgtctcctttaaaacaATTTGCTCTAGGTAGAGAATGATGATGTTTATGATATCTCTTTATGAACTGTGCGAGTTTGATAACTTATAGCATGCTTTCTATACCTGCATTGCAATGACCACTTGATGTATTTGGCTTTTAAACAGTTGAGAAATATCGAAACTGCAAACCTAAAAAGGAGGAGGCCAATGATGCTCAGAAGCCTGCCGACCCGTTGATAAATTTGGACAGTGAGTGATCATTCTCTTCCTGTCTTTACATCTCTATTGCATTATTTCAGTCTCATGTTGTTGTGAATTGGAGGAGGCTGATTAAAGAAACCAGTTCAAGCCCTAAAGTGTCTTTTCAAGTACGTCTGAACTAACCGAATACACACCCACCTCTCTCCACAACCCTCAATAAGTGGGCTGAACTGAGCCAGTGACCCACAGCTAGTGTCTTTATGCTGATTATAATGGCCCagtaaaaaaacacaagagCCGTTACTTAAATCACACTCATAGTTTGTCGCACATACAGCGTATGGCTATTATAGTCTTGGTTTGTAAGCAGGATCGTTGCATTTTTATATAAGAGTAAATACACTGTTACATTAACCTATGTTGTGATGATTGTTTTCAGCGATCATGTATTTGCTTGTCATCATTAATTCAACTGATTGATTGGTTCAAAGAGCTAGACAATTAGATTTCAGGATGTCTTTGAGCAGTAAATGAATTGCAGGCTCTGTGTTTGAGTTTATAGAGGGTTATCTGTACTCCTTCATGAGTAACTGTTTAAACATTTATCTCTTGCAATGTAAATATTGTGAATATTCTTTCTAGGTAACGATCCAGATTTTAAGGCTGGTGTCTTGGCCCTTGCAAATCTTCTTAAAATTCAACGACACGATGACTATTTAGTATTGCTTAAAGTAAGTACCATATATGCAGTAAATAGTTTGAAAGATTCTTTTGTATTTAGTCCaaatcataaaataaaattaatgtatttgtttttattataggCCATTCGAATTCTGATACAGGAACGTCTGAACCCTGATGCAATCGCAAAGGCCAGTCAATCAAAAGAGGTAAATGTGTCACAAGCATTTTAATACAATGAAATAGATCTGTTTGACTGCATACATTTatgtttaaatttgtttttctgGTCTTTGTAGGGTTTACCTGTTGCTCTGGACATGCATATTTTAGGATTTGATACTGGAGGTAAGGGGCTTTTAATATGCAGttttgggggtaacgcattacaagtaatgtgcatgacgtaataatattaattttctgaagtaacgtgtaaaagtaacataaaagtaacgtaagcattactttccatgaaaagtaactaagtaaagcaattagttacttttttggggagtaacttaatattgtaaggCATTACtgttaaaagtaactttccccaacactgttcacAGAAGGTTTGATATAAGTGCACCATTATGATAACTGCATCGCATGTaaggtgtttgtttttttgggaACTTATGCTGCTTACACACCAAAAATGAAGCATCGCTATCCTCGCTCTGGATTACTCGCTGGATTTAACTTCGCATCATGCAAATTTTtagcttgagttgaatattttcaacttgcgtagAAGACGTGTTTGCGTCAATCGCGTCACCCAATTCGTGCAATTTACAGCGCCCCACACGAAATCACGTCTgctcgtgtctttgcattgactttgtatgtaatctgtTTGCACAGAAAATTTTATTCGCTTCTGGTTTGTACACAGCATTAGGTTACGTTTACACATCAGTGATGTAGTGTAaaaactagtgctgggcaaagattaatcgcgaccaatcgcatacaaaacaaaagtgGTCTTTTTTTGCacaatatatgtgcgtgtactgtgtccaattattgtgtatattcaaccacacacacattcatatattcatttcagaattgttttgcttatatataatttttttaaatgtatttttaatatatttatttaaataaatatatataaacatgtaaatgtttctacaatacaaaaatgaatgtgtgtgtatttatttatacataataattacacacagcatatactcatatattatgccaaaaataacttttattttgtatgcgattaatcgcgattaatctttgcctagcactagtaaaaacaaaaagctTTTCCTTTTTACACACATGACAACATTGTCAAAAGGATCCGcgaaaatgattaaaaaagctGTGTTATGTGTGCCAGGCCATTAGATGGTGATGTTACCTTGTTAAGAAACACTACATGTCTGCGCACATACACATTCGTCTACAGAGAGAAAATGCAAACAATCAGCAACAAGGTAGGTTTATTACAACAAGTGCCCCTTGACTATAAAGCATCAAACATTTGTAAACTTCGTTGGAGAAGCGTAAGTAAACTCAGTATGTTGAGTAGCACAAACACAGTCCCAAAGGCCACcattgttgttatttttgtcAAGTACTCGCACATGCCTGTAGACTACACATCCAATGCGCATGACGTCAGAATATTTACAGATTTGCGTTTTTGTCAAGAACTTGCACTTTGAAACTTGTTTTcaaaattttgcatttttagGACCCTAAAGCTAGAAGTGTAGTTCAGTTTTTACGCATACATGAGGGTCCGCTTACAATGTGTGTGATGCAAATTTCATCATCAGAATAGTACGTGCACCGGcagatttttgttttgctttgcaCGCGTAGGTCGCGCATGCACGTAAAGGAaatagcccaggagatgcatttgcattttgtcacaatgcGCATGCGTCAAACGTCTGTACATgtatgagtcaaataaactatgcatTGCAAAACTGTGTCCGTACATTCACGTACAcgtaaaaaaaactatactcCGGGCTTAAAGCACCTTTGTTGTGTAAACGAGCTGCCAAACCAAATAAAGTTTCC
This is a stretch of genomic DNA from Misgurnus anguillicaudatus chromosome 7, ASM2758022v2, whole genome shotgun sequence. It encodes these proteins:
- the rtraf gene encoding RNA transcription, translation and transport factor protein gives rise to the protein MFRRKLAALEYHNPTGFDCKDETEFRNFIVWLEDQKIRHYKIEDRGNLRNIPSSDWPKYLEDYLQDLKCPFSSKERPEIVDWLLGLAVRFEYGDNVEKYRNCKPKKEEANDAQKPADPLINLDSNDPDFKAGVLALANLLKIQRHDDYLVLLKAIRILIQERLNPDAIAKASQSKEGLPVALDMHILGFDTGDATLNEAARILRLLHIEELRELQTKINEAIVAVQAIIADPKTDHRLGKVGR